Proteins encoded by one window of Agelaius phoeniceus isolate bAgePho1 chromosome 5, bAgePho1.hap1, whole genome shotgun sequence:
- the LOC129119148 gene encoding histone H4: MSGRGKGGKGLGKGGAKRHRKVLRDNIQGITKPAIRRLARRGGVKRISGLIYEETRGVLKVFLENVIRDAVTYTEHAKRKTVTAMDVVYALKRQGRTLYGFGG, encoded by the coding sequence ATGTCTGGCCGGGGCAAGGGCGGCAAGGGGCTCGGCAAGGGCGGCGCCAAGCGCCACCGCAAGGTGCTGCGCGACAACATCCAGGGCATCACCAAGCCGGCCATCCGCCGCCTGGCTCGGCGCGGCGGCGTCAAGCGCATCTCGGGGCTGATCTACGAGGAGACGCGCGGCGTGCTCAAGGTGTTCCTGGAGAACGTGATCCGCGACGCCGTCACCTACACGGAGCACGCCAAGAGGAAGACGGTCACGGCCATGGACGTGGTCTACGCCCTCAAGCGCCAGGGTCGCACTCTCTACGGCTTCGGCGGCTAA
- the LOC129119139 gene encoding histone H3, with the protein MARTKQTARKSTGGKAPRKQLATKAARKSAPATGGVKKPHRYRPGTVALREIRRYQKSTELLIRKLPFQRLVREIAQDFKTDLRFQSSAVMALQEASEAYLVGLFEDTNLCAIHAKRVTIMPKDIQLARRIRGERA; encoded by the coding sequence ATGGCGCGCACGAAGCAGACGGCGCGGAAGTCGACGGGCGGCAAGGCGCCCCGCAAGCAGCTGGCCACCAAGGCTGCCCGCAAGAGCGCGCCGGCCACGGGCGGCGTCAAGAAGCCGCACCGCTACCGGCCCGGCACGGTGGCGCTGCGCGAGATCCGGCGCTACCAGAAGTCCACGGAGCTGCTGATCCGCAAGCTGCCCTTCCAGCGGCTGGTGCGCGAGATCGCGCAGGACTTCAAGACCGACCTGCGCTTCCAGAGCTCGGCCGTCATGGCGCTGCAGGAGGCCAGCGAGGCCTACCTGGTGGGGCTCTTCGAGGACACCAACCTGTGCGCCATCCACGCCAAGCGCGTCACCATCATGCCCAAGGACATCCAGCTGGCCCGCCGCATCCGCGGAGAGCGAGcctga
- the LOC129119150 gene encoding histone H4, with amino-acid sequence MSGRGKGGKGLGKGGAKRHRKVLRDNIQGITKPAIRRLARRGGVKRISGLIYEETRGVLKVFLENVIRDAVTYTEHAKRKTVTAMDVVYALKRQGRTLYGFGG; translated from the coding sequence ATGTCTGGCCGGGGCAAGGGCGGCAAGGGGCTCGGCAAGGGCGGCGCTAAGCGCCACCGCAAGGTGCTGCGCGACAACATCCAGGGCATCACCAAGCCGGCCATCCGCCGCCTGGCTCGGCGCGGCGGCGTCAAGCGCATCTCGGGGCTGATCTACGAGGAGACGCGCGGCGTGCTCAAGGTCTTCCTGGAGAACGTGATCCGCGACGCCGTCACCTACACGGAGCACGCCAAGAGGAAGACGGTCACGGCCATGGACGTGGTCTACGCCCTCAAGCGCCAGGGTCGCACTCTCTACGGCTTCGGCGGCTAA
- the LOC143694042 gene encoding histone H3: protein MARTKQTARKSTGGKAPRKQLATKAARKSAPATGGVKKPHRYRPGTVALREIRRYQKSTELLIRKLPFQRLVREIAQDFKTDLRFQSSAVMALQEASEAYLVGLFEDTNLCAIHAKRVTIMPKDIQLARRIRGERA from the coding sequence ATGGCGCGTACGAAGCAGACGGCGCGGAAGTCGACGGGCGGCAAGGCGCCCCGCAAGCAGCTGGCCACCAAGGCTGCCCGCAAGAGCGCGCCGGCCACGGGCGGCGTCAAGAAGCCGCACCGCTACCGGCCCGGCACGGTGGCGCTGCGCGAGATCCGGCGCTACCAGAAGTCCACGGAGCTGCTGATCCGCAAGCTGCCCTTCCAGCGGCTGGTGCGCGAGATCGCGCAGGACTTCAAGACCGACCTGCGCTTCCAGAGCTCGGCCGTCATGGCGCTGCAGGAGGCCAGCGAGGCCTACCTGGTGGGGCTCTTCGAGGACACCAACCTGTGCGCCATCCACGCCAAGCGCGTCACCATCATGCCCAAGGACATCCAGCTGGCCCGCCGCATCCGCGGAGAGCGCGcctga